From the Roseibium salinum genome, one window contains:
- a CDS encoding adenylate/guanylate cyclase domain-containing protein, which produces MALNRRIHITPTLTTVIGAFVFVTAALVLLVQAATSESVVRHLGGSLIDLGMESLEQAFAAQVQAVEEAGDFTASALTTGSILMDQPQEVADYLFGALSAMEHVSFVIVADENGNFVQIDRGRGDGILVPQFVPVTDKTHALAYLITASTGRTEAFWTGPEYYPQRQHTYIVHVTPVLKGGQHKGLVLVAMSMERLSEITSEISTDLVRVFMINPQSHDLIAHPALSQVFHKLSPAKPLISLDEVPDAFLKTLRSTEPVDPSDYGIHPGHELRSGYDADRNKRFIVLQAASEGPTGLPMSIGAHFPASIVEQPLEQLTNAILIGVALLGLSLVGAGLLAHRIGLPIRRAATGARAVADLELDSVQALPGSFVRELDDLASGFNSMLSGLKAFSRYVPKTLVRKLLREGRADAPPEEREVAVLFTDIAGFTAISEGMSATETAAFVNHHLSLLGAEITRQGGTIDKYIGDSLMAFWGAPERLDNPAEPAARAAVGMARAIRADNHARTARGEAPVRIRIGLHLGPLVVGDIGAPERVNYTVIGDTVNAASRLESLGKEIDPEAEVIILVSEDVGRKLAEDLGQEHMGAYRLAGRVEPVDVVRLVV; this is translated from the coding sequence TTGGCTCTTAATCGGCGTATTCATATCACTCCGACGCTGACCACCGTGATCGGTGCCTTCGTGTTCGTGACCGCCGCGCTGGTTCTCCTCGTTCAGGCCGCCACCTCCGAAAGCGTCGTGCGCCATCTCGGCGGCTCCCTGATCGATCTGGGGATGGAGTCCCTCGAGCAGGCTTTTGCGGCCCAGGTCCAGGCGGTCGAGGAAGCCGGCGATTTCACGGCTTCGGCGCTGACGACCGGCAGCATCCTGATGGACCAGCCTCAGGAAGTCGCCGATTACCTGTTCGGCGCCCTTTCCGCCATGGAGCATGTCTCCTTCGTCATCGTTGCGGATGAGAACGGCAACTTCGTGCAGATCGACCGTGGCCGCGGTGACGGCATTCTCGTGCCGCAATTCGTTCCCGTTACCGACAAGACCCACGCACTGGCCTATCTGATCACGGCTTCGACCGGCAGGACCGAAGCCTTCTGGACTGGCCCGGAGTATTACCCCCAGCGCCAGCACACCTATATCGTCCATGTCACGCCGGTGCTGAAGGGCGGTCAGCACAAAGGCCTGGTCCTCGTCGCCATGTCGATGGAGCGTCTGTCGGAGATCACAAGCGAAATTTCCACGGATCTGGTCAGGGTGTTCATGATCAATCCGCAAAGCCACGATCTGATCGCCCACCCGGCCCTGTCTCAGGTGTTCCACAAACTGTCTCCGGCAAAACCGCTGATCAGTCTGGACGAGGTGCCCGACGCCTTCCTGAAAACACTCAGAAGCACCGAGCCGGTCGACCCGTCGGACTATGGTATCCACCCCGGACATGAGCTCAGGTCAGGTTACGATGCCGATCGGAACAAGCGTTTCATCGTTCTGCAGGCCGCCAGTGAAGGACCGACGGGGCTGCCGATGTCGATCGGCGCGCATTTTCCCGCCAGCATTGTGGAACAACCGCTCGAACAGCTGACCAATGCCATCCTGATCGGCGTGGCCCTGCTGGGACTGTCGCTGGTGGGTGCAGGATTGCTCGCCCATCGCATCGGCCTGCCCATCCGCCGGGCCGCGACCGGGGCCCGCGCCGTCGCGGACCTGGAACTGGACAGCGTCCAGGCTCTGCCTGGAAGCTTCGTGCGCGAACTCGATGATCTCGCCAGCGGCTTCAATTCCATGCTGAGCGGCCTCAAGGCGTTCAGCCGCTACGTTCCGAAGACGCTGGTGCGCAAACTCCTGCGCGAGGGCCGGGCCGACGCACCGCCGGAGGAACGCGAGGTTGCGGTGCTTTTCACCGACATCGCAGGATTTACCGCAATCTCCGAGGGCATGTCGGCGACGGAGACCGCCGCCTTCGTCAATCATCACCTGTCGCTGCTCGGAGCCGAGATCACGCGCCAGGGCGGCACGATCGACAAATATATCGGCGACAGCCTCATGGCGTTCTGGGGCGCGCCGGAGCGGCTGGACAACCCCGCCGAACCGGCTGCGCGGGCAGCCGTCGGCATGGCACGTGCCATCCGGGCGGACAACCATGCCCGCACTGCGCGCGGCGAAGCCCCCGTTCGCATCCGCATCGGCCTCCATCTCGGCCCCCTCGTCGTCGGCGACATAGGCGCGCCGGAGCGGGTCAACTACACGGTGATCGGCGACACGGTGAATGCGGCTTCACGTCTGGAAAGCCTCGGCAAGGAAATCGACCCCGAGGCCGAAGTCATTATCCTGGTGTCGGAGGACGTCGGCCGCAAGCTCGCTGAAGATCTCGGGCAGGAGCACATGGGCGCCTACAGGCTCGCGGGCCGGGTGGAACCTGTGGATGTCGTGAGGTTGGTAGTTTGA
- a CDS encoding homospermidine synthase — protein sequence MIGLGSIGKGTLPLIERHFKFDKNRFTVIDPDDTDAKLVKDRGYKFKKVALTPDNYRDVLTPLLSEGEGQGFVVNLSVDTSSLDMMKLCRELGVLYIDTVVEPWPGFYFDETASAGDRTNYALRETVRREKKKNPGGTTAVSCCGANPGMVSWLVKQALVDIATDTGVKFKEPTSRKAWAKLMKKVGVKGIHIAERDTQRAKEPKPANEFWNTWSVEGFLSEGFQPAELGWGTHEKWKPANARKHKKGCKAAIYLEQPGANTRVRTWCPTPGAQYGFLVTHNEAISIADYFSLDDGKKTTYRPTCHYAYHPANVAVLSLHELFGSAGKIQDKLQVLDESELQDGTDELGVLLYGHKKNAYWYGSQLSIEETRELAPYQNATGLQVTSAVIAGMVWALENPQAGIVETDEMDYKRCLEIQMPYLGPVKGYYTDWTPLENRPGYFPEDIDTTDPWQFRNILVR from the coding sequence ATGATCGGCCTTGGCTCCATCGGCAAGGGCACGCTGCCGCTGATCGAGCGCCACTTCAAGTTCGACAAGAACCGTTTCACGGTGATCGATCCGGACGACACGGATGCAAAGCTGGTCAAGGACCGCGGTTACAAGTTCAAGAAGGTCGCTCTGACGCCCGACAACTACCGGGACGTCCTGACGCCGCTCCTGAGCGAAGGCGAGGGGCAGGGATTCGTGGTCAACCTGTCGGTGGATACGTCTTCGCTCGACATGATGAAGCTTTGCCGCGAACTCGGGGTTCTTTACATCGACACGGTGGTGGAGCCCTGGCCGGGATTCTATTTCGATGAGACGGCTTCCGCCGGTGATCGCACCAACTACGCCTTGCGCGAGACCGTGCGCAGGGAGAAGAAAAAGAACCCGGGCGGCACGACGGCCGTTTCCTGCTGCGGCGCCAATCCGGGCATGGTCTCGTGGCTGGTCAAGCAGGCTCTGGTGGACATCGCCACCGACACCGGCGTCAAGTTCAAGGAGCCGACCAGCCGCAAGGCCTGGGCAAAGCTGATGAAGAAGGTCGGCGTCAAGGGCATCCACATTGCCGAGCGCGACACGCAGCGGGCAAAGGAGCCGAAACCGGCAAACGAGTTCTGGAACACCTGGTCGGTGGAAGGATTCCTTTCCGAAGGCTTCCAGCCCGCCGAGCTTGGCTGGGGCACCCATGAAAAATGGAAACCGGCCAACGCCAGAAAGCACAAGAAGGGCTGCAAGGCGGCGATCTATCTGGAGCAGCCGGGTGCCAATACCCGCGTGCGCACCTGGTGTCCGACCCCGGGCGCGCAATACGGCTTCCTGGTCACGCATAACGAGGCGATTTCCATCGCCGATTATTTCTCGCTGGACGACGGCAAGAAGACGACCTACCGCCCGACCTGCCACTATGCCTATCACCCGGCCAATGTGGCCGTGCTCTCATTGCACGAGCTCTTCGGCTCGGCCGGCAAGATCCAGGACAAGCTGCAAGTGCTGGACGAAAGCGAGCTTCAGGACGGCACCGATGAACTGGGTGTCCTGCTCTACGGCCACAAGAAGAACGCCTACTGGTACGGCTCGCAGCTTTCGATCGAAGAAACCCGGGAGCTCGCCCCTTACCAGAACGCAACCGGCCTGCAAGTGACCTCGGCCGTCATCGCCGGCATGGTCTGGGCGCTGGAAAATCCGCAAGCCGGCATCGTTGAAACCGACGAGATGGATTACAAGCGCTGCCTGGAAATCCAGATGCCCTATCTCGGCCCGGTCAAAGGCTACTATACCGACTGGACGCCACTGGAAAACCGTCCGGGATACTTCCCGGAGGACATTGACACCACGGACCCGTGGCAGTTCCGGAACATCCTGGTGCGCTGA
- a CDS encoding class I SAM-dependent methyltransferase translates to MPNKISPRIADYVNALPLAPGLRVLEVGCGPGVAAREVSRRIGDGLIVAIDRSAKAISLAEEGSRAELQTGRLQFRNIAVENFELPPGEEPFDIAFAMRVGALDGRHAELEKQARARLKAALKPEGLLIIDSREPVRGRDIEV, encoded by the coding sequence ATGCCGAACAAGATATCTCCCCGGATCGCCGATTACGTGAACGCGCTGCCGCTGGCGCCCGGTTTGCGGGTGCTCGAAGTCGGCTGCGGTCCCGGGGTTGCCGCCCGCGAGGTGTCGCGGCGGATTGGGGACGGACTGATCGTGGCGATAGACCGGTCCGCCAAAGCCATCAGCCTGGCAGAGGAGGGGTCGCGGGCAGAACTCCAGACCGGCCGATTGCAGTTCCGCAACATTGCCGTCGAGAATTTTGAGTTGCCCCCCGGCGAAGAGCCCTTCGACATTGCTTTCGCCATGAGGGTCGGTGCGCTTGACGGGCGTCATGCGGAACTGGAAAAACAGGCGAGGGCCCGTCTGAAAGCGGCTCTGAAGCCGGAGGGGCTCCTCATTATCGACAGCCGGGAACCGGTCAGGGGCCGGGACATCGAGGTGTGA
- a CDS encoding substrate-binding periplasmic protein has protein sequence MRRLVGIFVFLLLLGSGTSADVQQRLVLSTIEGTPNGVIGAAVLKAAYGKLGIDLDIYYTSGKRSLLVAASGSVDGEVLRVGTVSEMHPTLIRIGVPIHTLEVSAFSKRSNAPKQRVEDLPYLRVGHLRGAVLPEDVTRHLSDVWRANSNRELFKLLMADKLDAVLTSTVTEAVTIRQLGIEEGEIVGQPIGRENLYHFLHKKHADLVPEITTVLEQMAASGELDAIITALTEELLGGKFPVHAGNVE, from the coding sequence ATGCGCCGCCTGGTTGGAATATTCGTTTTTCTCCTTCTTCTCGGATCTGGCACGAGTGCGGACGTCCAGCAGCGGCTGGTTTTGTCCACGATTGAGGGAACACCGAACGGTGTAATCGGAGCGGCCGTGCTGAAAGCCGCCTATGGCAAGCTCGGCATCGATCTCGACATCTACTACACGTCCGGAAAACGCTCGCTTCTGGTGGCCGCTTCCGGTTCGGTCGATGGCGAAGTCCTTCGCGTCGGGACGGTCAGCGAAATGCATCCCACGCTGATCCGGATCGGCGTTCCCATCCATACGCTCGAGGTTTCCGCTTTTTCCAAACGCTCCAATGCACCAAAGCAGCGCGTCGAGGACCTCCCGTATCTGCGCGTGGGGCATCTGCGCGGTGCAGTGCTGCCGGAGGATGTGACCAGACACCTGAGCGATGTCTGGCGGGCAAATTCCAATCGCGAGCTTTTCAAGCTGCTGATGGCGGACAAGCTGGACGCTGTCCTCACCAGCACGGTGACGGAGGCCGTCACGATCCGGCAACTGGGCATCGAAGAGGGCGAGATCGTGGGGCAGCCGATCGGCCGGGAAAATCTCTATCACTTCCTGCACAAAAAGCACGCCGACCTGGTTCCCGAAATCACGACGGTTCTGGAACAGATGGCGGCAAGCGGGGAGCTGGATGCGATCATCACAGCGTTAACGGAGGAATTGCTCGGCGGGAAATTTCCCGTGCATGCCGGCAATGTGGAATGA
- a CDS encoding type III PLP-dependent enzyme, with the protein MSERIRDFLRRRESDGPCVVVDLDIVRDNFEAFAKSLPDTSVYYAVKANPAPEVLSLLESLGSSFDCASVGEIEMVMATGAGAERISYGNTIKKEKDIARAFALGVRLFAVDCVEEVEKIARAAPGSRVFCRVLCDGAGAEWPLSRKFGCDPEMASDVLEHAHRLGLAAYGVSFHVGSQQANLQAWDFALAMAAGVFKEMALRGIELKMVNMGGGFPTRYLKDVPGVPSYGEAIFHALTKHFGNRLPSTIVEPGRGMVGNAGMIEAEVVLISKKSAQDEIRWVYLDIGKFHGLAETMDEAIRYPIRTPRDGDTTTPCVLAGPTCDSVDVLYEKTPYELPVSLSIGDKVLIEACGAYTTTYSSVGFNGFAPLASFVI; encoded by the coding sequence ATGAGCGAGCGTATCCGCGATTTCCTGCGCCGACGTGAAAGCGATGGGCCGTGCGTCGTCGTTGACCTCGACATCGTGCGCGACAACTTCGAAGCCTTCGCCAAATCCCTGCCGGACACCTCCGTCTATTATGCCGTGAAAGCGAACCCGGCACCGGAAGTCCTTTCGCTTCTGGAAAGCCTCGGCTCGTCCTTCGACTGCGCCTCCGTCGGCGAAATCGAAATGGTGATGGCCACCGGCGCAGGTGCCGAGCGTATTTCCTACGGCAACACGATCAAGAAGGAGAAGGACATTGCGCGTGCCTTTGCACTTGGCGTCCGCCTCTTCGCCGTCGACTGCGTCGAAGAAGTCGAGAAGATCGCCCGCGCTGCCCCTGGCTCCCGTGTCTTCTGCCGCGTCCTGTGCGACGGTGCCGGCGCCGAATGGCCGCTGTCCCGCAAGTTCGGCTGCGACCCTGAAATGGCGTCCGACGTCCTGGAACATGCACACCGGCTCGGCCTCGCTGCCTACGGCGTCTCGTTCCATGTCGGCTCCCAGCAGGCAAACCTGCAGGCCTGGGATTTCGCCCTCGCCATGGCAGCAGGCGTTTTCAAGGAAATGGCGCTGCGCGGCATTGAGCTGAAAATGGTCAATATGGGCGGGGGTTTCCCGACCCGTTACCTGAAGGACGTTCCGGGCGTACCGAGCTACGGTGAGGCGATCTTCCACGCGCTGACCAAGCATTTCGGCAACCGTCTGCCGTCTACGATCGTTGAGCCGGGCCGGGGCATGGTCGGCAATGCCGGCATGATCGAGGCCGAAGTGGTGCTGATTTCGAAGAAGTCCGCGCAGGACGAGATCCGCTGGGTGTATCTCGACATCGGCAAGTTCCACGGCCTGGCCGAGACCATGGACGAGGCGATCCGCTATCCGATCCGCACGCCGCGGGACGGGGATACGACCACGCCTTGCGTCCTGGCCGGTCCGACCTGCGACAGCGTCGATGTTCTCTACGAGAAAACGCCGTATGAGCTGCCGGTCAGCCTGTCCATCGGCGACAAGGTTCTGATCGAGGCGTGCGGAGCCTACACCACAACCTATTCCTCGGTCGGCTTCAACGGCTTCGCGCCGCTGGCATCCTTCGTTATCTGA
- a CDS encoding peroxidase family protein, which produces MTKHVNLNPHHGVAGRHPTREFLDTLSGHSDPGKFGRMFPGLPALKVADAALQELAEAMVDNDELTGDNLNIPAGFTYLGQFIDHDITLDHTSLGEKARDPQATENFRTPSLDLDSIYGSGPDGSPHLYARNLAGGKTKKLLIGRNINVAFGNVQGDFRNDLPRNQEGHAVIGDHRNDENLIVAQTHLSFLKFHNTVIDLLAGEGVPEEDQFNEARMLVTWHYQWMVLHDFLGRLTMTGIVDKILHDGRKFYRFKKHPYMPVEFSGAAYRLGHSMVRQTYDYNRVFEGAGFDLLFQFTGLSGQIIGELAPQPPTAPLPVSALPSNWIIDWRRFHEVDAGRKPQSSRRIDPLLASELHQLPGGGGNLAFRNLKRGINLGLPSGQMIASVMHIPNPLTSDEIASGPDGAAAKKHNLHTQTPLWYYILKEAAIRCNGERLGPVGSTIVSEVLVGLVHGDQQSYLWQKGPGWRPTLPSKIPGDFTMADLLHLVNDVNPIGD; this is translated from the coding sequence ATGACCAAACATGTTAATCTTAACCCGCACCACGGTGTTGCGGGACGCCACCCCACGCGTGAATTCCTCGACACTCTCAGCGGCCATTCCGACCCGGGCAAGTTCGGCAGGATGTTCCCCGGTCTTCCGGCCCTCAAAGTCGCCGATGCTGCCCTGCAGGAGCTTGCAGAGGCAATGGTCGACAATGACGAACTTACCGGGGACAATCTAAACATTCCGGCGGGCTTCACTTATCTCGGCCAGTTCATCGACCACGACATAACCCTGGACCACACCTCGCTCGGTGAAAAAGCCCGGGATCCGCAGGCAACCGAGAATTTCCGGACACCAAGCCTCGACCTGGACAGCATCTACGGTAGCGGTCCCGACGGCAGCCCGCATCTCTATGCCCGAAACTTGGCGGGCGGCAAGACCAAGAAACTGCTGATTGGCCGAAACATCAATGTCGCATTCGGAAACGTTCAGGGGGATTTTCGCAATGACCTTCCGCGCAATCAGGAAGGCCACGCCGTCATTGGAGATCACAGGAACGACGAGAACCTGATTGTTGCCCAGACACATCTGAGTTTCCTGAAATTCCACAACACAGTCATAGACCTGCTTGCTGGCGAGGGTGTTCCGGAGGAGGACCAGTTCAATGAGGCCCGCATGCTGGTCACCTGGCATTATCAGTGGATGGTGCTCCATGACTTTCTGGGCAGGCTGACCATGACCGGCATCGTCGACAAGATCCTGCACGATGGTCGCAAGTTCTACCGGTTCAAGAAGCACCCGTATATGCCGGTGGAATTCTCCGGCGCGGCCTACCGCCTCGGCCACTCCATGGTGCGGCAGACATATGACTACAACCGCGTTTTTGAAGGTGCGGGCTTCGATCTCCTGTTCCAGTTCACTGGCCTTTCCGGCCAGATCATCGGCGAACTCGCCCCGCAACCCCCAACCGCGCCGCTGCCGGTTTCCGCGCTGCCGAGCAACTGGATTATCGATTGGCGTCGGTTCCATGAGGTCGATGCCGGCCGCAAGCCGCAATCTTCACGAAGGATCGATCCACTACTTGCCAGCGAGTTGCATCAGCTTCCGGGCGGCGGCGGCAATCTTGCGTTCCGCAACCTCAAGCGGGGTATCAATCTCGGCCTGCCATCGGGCCAGATGATTGCCTCGGTCATGCACATCCCCAACCCGCTGACTTCTGACGAAATCGCAAGCGGGCCGGACGGCGCAGCCGCCAAGAAGCACAATCTGCATACGCAGACGCCGCTCTGGTACTACATCCTCAAAGAAGCGGCCATCCGTTGCAATGGCGAGCGTCTCGGACCAGTCGGGTCCACCATTGTCTCGGAAGTACTGGTCGGCCTCGTCCATGGCGACCAGCAGTCCTATCTCTGGCAGAAGGGCCCCGGCTGGCGCCCGACCCTGCCCTCGAAAATCCCGGGAGATTTCACAATGGCGGATCTCCTGCATCTCGTGAACGACGTCAATCCAATCGGAGATTGA
- a CDS encoding GNAT family N-acetyltransferase, translating to MISIVDEAPGHTGAREALLDLCFGEARFAKTSERLREGRLPVFAFVALDESGKLVGTVRLWSVADGSGAQSLLLGPLAVDPGCRGHRVGDRLMRHALNQAAVHGHGSVILVGDLPYYARFGFAAGLLDDVTLPGPVDHYRFLGVEFAPGHLAGLDGLLTAAGAIDPMAAIAVSQESAPLLKIA from the coding sequence ATGATCTCGATTGTGGACGAGGCACCGGGTCATACCGGTGCCCGTGAGGCCCTGCTTGACCTGTGTTTTGGCGAAGCGCGCTTCGCCAAGACGTCCGAGCGGCTGCGTGAAGGCCGTCTGCCGGTCTTTGCGTTTGTCGCGCTGGACGAATCCGGCAAGCTCGTCGGGACGGTGCGTCTGTGGTCCGTGGCGGACGGCAGCGGGGCCCAGAGCCTGCTGCTCGGGCCACTGGCCGTCGACCCGGGCTGCCGGGGCCACAGGGTTGGCGACCGGCTGATGCGCCACGCGCTGAACCAGGCGGCCGTTCACGGCCATGGCTCGGTGATCCTGGTCGGTGATCTGCCCTACTATGCCCGCTTCGGCTTTGCGGCAGGCCTCCTGGACGATGTGACCCTGCCGGGCCCGGTCGACCATTACCGGTTCCTGGGGGTGGAGTTCGCTCCCGGCCACCTGGCCGGGCTGGACGGACTGCTGACAGCCGCCGGCGCAATCGATCCGATGGCAGCAATCGCGGTTTCGCAGGAGAGCGCACCGCTGCTGAAGATTGCCTGA
- a CDS encoding pyridoxamine 5'-phosphate oxidase family protein, translating to MLERDFNALARDGASPFHEGERIVQERLGVRKVEEWARKAIRSFMPDQHREFFEAQPFLIMAARDAEGRPWATLVEGDDGFVRSPDPTSLEIRSRPVHGDALEGAFQPGADLAILGIELATRRRNRANGRIGRADGETIDFKLDQSFGNCPQYIRARDIWRSPDEPAPRVVRGTRLSASQKRWIGTANTFFIGTGYRGEGDNPAFGLDVSHRGGERGFVEVPSDSRIRFPDYAGNDYYNTLGNILKDARTGLLFLDFSTGSLLQLTGRARIDSAPDEEHKASGVRLLVSFEIDEIVELGSALRLRWQDDAETARSLRLIKKTRESEDVTSFTFEARDRGPLPAFEAGQHLPIELKLPSGGKLVRTYSLSGSPADPHYRISVKRTPGGAASSHLHEAFELGAIIESGRPAGDFTLPETDMPLVLASAGIGITPMLSMLHILAAEEAGRPVWFVHGARDGAQHPFWEEIRRLVAGRPNLHFLTYYSRPAASDLRGRDFDHTGRISAQDLAALADPAQYLLCGPAAFLAGLEAGLKAIGVRDDRIRYETF from the coding sequence ATGTTGGAGAGAGATTTCAACGCCCTCGCCCGGGATGGTGCCTCTCCGTTTCACGAGGGCGAGAGGATCGTCCAGGAGCGGCTTGGCGTGCGCAAGGTCGAAGAGTGGGCCCGCAAGGCCATTCGCAGCTTCATGCCGGACCAGCATCGGGAGTTCTTCGAGGCACAGCCTTTCCTCATCATGGCGGCCCGCGATGCAGAAGGGCGCCCGTGGGCAACGCTGGTGGAGGGCGATGACGGTTTCGTGCGCTCGCCGGACCCGACCAGCCTGGAGATCAGAAGCAGGCCCGTCCACGGCGACGCGCTGGAAGGCGCTTTTCAGCCTGGCGCGGATCTGGCCATCCTCGGGATAGAACTCGCCACCCGCCGCCGGAACAGGGCGAATGGACGGATCGGGCGGGCGGACGGCGAGACCATCGACTTCAAGCTCGACCAGTCCTTCGGCAACTGCCCGCAATATATCCGCGCACGGGATATCTGGCGCAGCCCCGACGAACCGGCGCCAAGAGTTGTGCGGGGAACGAGGCTGTCGGCCTCCCAGAAACGATGGATCGGAACGGCCAATACGTTCTTCATCGGCACAGGCTACCGCGGTGAGGGCGACAACCCGGCCTTCGGGCTCGACGTGTCCCACCGCGGCGGCGAGCGCGGGTTCGTCGAGGTGCCAAGCGATAGCCGCATCCGGTTTCCCGATTATGCCGGCAACGACTACTACAACACGCTCGGCAACATCCTCAAGGATGCGAGAACCGGATTGCTGTTTCTCGATTTTTCCACCGGCAGCCTGCTGCAGCTGACCGGTCGGGCGAGGATCGACAGCGCGCCGGACGAGGAACACAAGGCGTCAGGCGTCCGCCTGCTGGTATCGTTCGAAATCGACGAGATCGTCGAGCTCGGATCGGCCCTGCGGTTGCGCTGGCAGGACGATGCGGAGACCGCGCGTTCTCTGCGGCTCATCAAGAAGACACGCGAGAGTGAGGATGTGACTTCATTCACCTTTGAAGCGCGCGACAGGGGCCCGCTGCCGGCCTTTGAAGCCGGTCAGCATCTGCCGATCGAGCTGAAGCTTCCGAGTGGCGGCAAGCTCGTCAGGACCTATTCCCTGTCCGGATCGCCCGCGGATCCGCACTATCGGATTTCGGTGAAGCGCACGCCCGGCGGTGCGGCGTCGAGCCACCTGCACGAAGCGTTTGAGCTCGGCGCGATCATCGAGAGCGGCAGACCGGCCGGCGATTTCACGCTGCCGGAGACCGATATGCCGCTGGTGCTGGCGAGCGCGGGGATCGGCATCACGCCGATGCTCAGCATGCTGCACATTCTGGCGGCGGAAGAGGCCGGTCGTCCGGTCTGGTTCGTCCATGGGGCCCGCGACGGCGCGCAGCACCCGTTCTGGGAGGAGATCAGGCGCCTGGTGGCGGGAAGGCCGAACCTTCACTTCCTGACCTATTACAGCCGCCCCGCGGCATCGGATCTTCGAGGTCGGGATTTTGATCACACAGGGCGGATATCCGCCCAAGATCTCGCCGCACTCGCCGATCCGGCGCAGTACTTGCTCTGCGGTCCGGCGGCCTTCCTCGCCGGCCTTGAAGCCGGCTTGAAGGCGATCGGCGTTCGCGACGACCGGATCCGGTATGAGACCTTCTGA
- a CDS encoding VOC family protein, which translates to MKIDKLDHVNIRTTQLDVLIAWYEDVLGLKAGPRPDFPFPGAWLYADGAAVVHLVGIDEAPATGTEEKLKLEHFAFTASGAEDFENFLHEHGEQYRRTVQPGTGTVSINVWDPDGNHIHVDFPAAG; encoded by the coding sequence ATGAAGATTGACAAGCTCGACCATGTCAACATCAGGACGACGCAACTCGATGTCCTGATCGCCTGGTACGAGGACGTTCTCGGACTGAAAGCCGGTCCGCGGCCCGATTTCCCCTTCCCCGGTGCCTGGCTCTATGCCGACGGCGCGGCGGTCGTCCACCTTGTCGGCATCGACGAGGCACCCGCCACCGGCACCGAGGAAAAACTGAAACTGGAGCATTTCGCTTTTACGGCGTCGGGCGCCGAGGATTTCGAGAACTTCCTTCACGAACACGGAGAACAGTATCGCCGCACCGTGCAGCCGGGCACGGGGACCGTCTCGATCAATGTCTGGGACCCGGACGGAAACCACATTCATGTGGATTTCCCGGCAGCCGGGTGA
- a CDS encoding thioredoxin family protein — translation MQGENHGCPVTPVCDFDRPAPDFMLPATDGKTYSLNDIAGENGTLIMFICNHCPFVLAVIDKIIRDAKDLQPLGIGVAAICSNDPVAYPDDNFDNMRKMAEERGFPFPYLHDEDQSAATRYGAVCTPDFFGFNRDLGLQYRGRLDATRMNAQASDLPRELFEAMKQVAETGRGPAEQIPSIGCSIKWKA, via the coding sequence ATGCAAGGAGAAAATCATGGCTGCCCAGTCACCCCCGTTTGCGACTTCGACAGGCCCGCACCGGACTTCATGCTGCCGGCCACCGACGGCAAGACCTACAGCCTGAACGACATTGCGGGCGAAAACGGCACGCTGATCATGTTCATCTGCAATCACTGCCCGTTTGTGCTGGCAGTGATCGACAAGATCATTCGCGATGCCAAGGACCTGCAGCCCCTGGGGATTGGCGTTGCGGCGATCTGCTCGAACGATCCGGTTGCCTATCCGGACGACAACTTCGACAATATGCGCAAGATGGCGGAAGAACGCGGCTTTCCGTTCCCCTATCTGCACGATGAGGACCAGAGCGCGGCGACGCGTTACGGTGCGGTGTGCACACCTGATTTCTTCGGCTTCAACCGGGATCTCGGCCTGCAGTACCGGGGACGCCTGGACGCGACGCGCATGAACGCACAGGCCAGCGATCTGCCTCGCGAGCTGTTTGAAGCCATGAAACAGGTCGCGGAAACCGGACGGGGACCAGCCGAACAGATCCCCTCGATCGGCTGCTCGATCAAATGGAAGGCGTGA
- a CDS encoding VOC family protein, whose translation MKVLRIVANIATDNVQDLQTFYSDLFGLETVMDLGWIATLASRETNIAQISFLSEGGSGAPVPDISIEVDNVDEVYARAREMGCKIVHDLTDESWGVRRFFIEDPAGKLLNVLSHR comes from the coding sequence ATGAAAGTACTGCGCATCGTGGCGAACATAGCAACGGACAACGTCCAGGACCTTCAGACCTTCTATTCCGACCTGTTCGGCCTCGAGACCGTGATGGACCTCGGCTGGATCGCCACGCTCGCCTCCCGCGAAACCAACATCGCACAGATCAGTTTCCTCAGCGAAGGCGGTTCGGGAGCGCCCGTTCCGGACATCTCCATCGAGGTCGACAATGTCGATGAGGTCTATGCCCGCGCCCGGGAGATGGGATGCAAGATTGTTCACGACCTGACCGACGAGTCCTGGGGTGTAAGACGCTTCTTCATCGAGGATCCGGCAGGAAAACTGCTGAACGTTCTGTCACACCGCTGA